One stretch of Prunus persica cultivar Lovell chromosome G1, Prunus_persica_NCBIv2, whole genome shotgun sequence DNA includes these proteins:
- the LOC18793161 gene encoding protein SULFUR DEFICIENCY-INDUCED 2, producing MTSPRKGERADQVQVQQDPPYHVLHKLPPGDSPYVRAKHVQLVQKDPEAAIVLFWKAINAGDRVDSALKDMAVVMKQQDRAEEAIEAIKSFRDRCSKQAQESLDNVLIDLYKKCGRVEEQIELLKQKLWMIYQGEAFNGKLTKTARSHGRKFQVTIKKETSRILGNLGWAYMQQGNHVAAEVVYRKAQIVDPDANKACNLCLCLIKQTRYVEAQSVLDDVLQGALSGSDEPKSKIRAKELLQELEQCQTVVLSSNSLSLNIEDAFLEGLDHLMKHWTPLRSRRLPIFEEISSFRDQLAC from the exons ATGACGAGCCCGAGAAAAGGAGAGAGGGCCGATCAGGTGCAAGTGCAGCAGGATCCTCCTTACCATGTTCTTCATAAGCTGCCTCCTGGTGACAGCCCCTACGTCAGAGCCAAGCACGTTCAG TTAGTTCAGAAGGATCCAGAAGCAGCTATAGTTTTATTCTGGAAGGCGATAAACGCTGGAGATAGGGTGGATAGTGCCCTCAAAGACATGGCAGTAGTCATGAAGCAGCAAGATAGAGCAGAAGAAGCAATTGAAGCAATAAAGTCTTTCAGGGATCGCTGCTCTAAGCAGGCACAAGAATCCCTAGACAATGTACTAATTGACTTGTACAAG AAATGTGGTAGAGTTGAGGAGCAAATAGAGCTACTGAAGCAGAAGCTTTGGATGATTTACCAGGGAGAGGCCTTCAATGGTAAGCTTACCAAGACAGCGCGCTCCCACGGAAGGAAGTTTCAAGTCACAATCAAGAAAGAGACTTCCAGGATACTG GGGAACTTGGGTTGGGCCTACATGCAACAAGGGAACCATGTGGCTGCAGAAGTGGTGTATCGTAAAGCCCAAATCGTTGACCCAGACGCCAACAAGGCCTGCAACCTATGCCTATGCCTGATCAAGCAAACACGGTACGTCGAGGCACAATCAGTTCTTGATGATGTCTTGCAGGGCGCGCTTTCAGGATCTGATGAGCCCAAATCAAAAATTCGCGCCAAGGAACTGCTCCAGGAGCTAGAGCAATGTCAAACTGTAGTTTTGTCATCGAATTCATTGAGTTTAAATATAGAGGATGCTTTTCTGGAGGGGCTTGATCACTTGATGAAGCACTGGACCCCTCTAAGGTCTAGGAGACTTCCTATCTTTGAAGAGATTTCTTCATTTAGAGATCAATTAGCTTGTTGA
- the LOC109946747 gene encoding uncharacterized protein LOC109946747, giving the protein MVGEMKLMIAEEQKFQGKALSLSHTKTAITTIKEKFTEQQLQLFEQSCFGHLLGIEDLKWTSPIVHGLLLRKADPKTVSQLNGIKFIVGKKVIQFTAQQFCIVTGLRFGNLPLIPIPTNENCSLKRKYFANDKAVNLLELEKAFLECDDVDDVFKLGFVYFAVFVLLGSEKHVHIDMRYLKLAEDLEDFGKYPWGAVSYAKTNASLLRALCADYQRVKVPTKTAKTKKSGKKPTTTATGRPREYHLKGFPYALQIWAYEVFPALAALHLVVHEENAHIPRLLHWRSNSSPRFYELMSQVFENREVDVQLLRPSVMDKQQPYWTWGDSADDSEELVDLLGDDAEQQTGTSASVEEKEKDIDDTANLPSSSKGTVASRELRTLKRDFQRTKDELAKVSLSNRALCDRVHQLEDKVRKESMKAEKEFEKNTKCVEDFRNTLSSMEHYFKLEIEQLKKQNGGVNEAAEGHEDLGSPHMNEGGNNDLSPLHAYVSPPTEPAVMETQVPGDGAEPSAGMVVEEAKMAASVPHSEVHEVADPTESDELPTPKDVAGCDEICQRVMKLLEDWKITKSMPSGGLMNPPSPPTVTMAGDEEGSSSVENKEVEGKGCRQKRPAQTLLSPFTDPLRKKRTMTVSAATATPPCFDPSKSLPIEDVKAHLDMATFLIRKRQLSHPLVFGTDWTTADCCLQQFLEPFKPTARKRGSKKAASSNTVDLPASKVKNLHHFVRGTWQHGYAQAWTKVRKVYFPYNLKGSHWVAIELDFVRHTATVYDSYIDYTKRSKLVTLLHPISDTLARVLFDMHFYDASEVEEVKQKGLTMSMYTPFSVCSIADVPQQRDG; this is encoded by the exons ATGGTTGGTGAAATGAAGTTGATGATTGCGGAGGAACAAAAATTCCAAGGGAAAGCATTGTCGTTATCCCATACGAAGACGGCAATCACTACGATAAAGGAGAAATTCACTGAACAGCAGCTGCAACTGTTTGAACAGagttgttttggtcatctCCTAGGGATTGAGGACCTCAAGTGGACTTCTCCGATTGTCCACGGGTTGCTGCTCAGGAAAGCTGATCCCAAGACAGTTTCCCAACTGAACGGGATCAAATTCATTGTTGGCAAGAAGGTCATCCAATTCACGGCGCAGCAATTTTGCATCGTGACAGGGCTAAGGTTTGGAAACCTTCCCTTGATTCCGATTCCCACGAATGAGAACTGCTCATTGAAACGGAAGTACTTTGCCAACGATAAAGCTGTGAACCTGTTGGAATTAGAAAAGGCCTTCCTCGAATGCGATGATGTGGACGATGTATTCAAGCTTGGATTCGTATACTTTGCTGTCTTTGTGCTGTTGGGCAGCGAAAAACATGTCCACATTGACATGCGATATTTGAAGTTGGCGGAAGACCTTGAAGACTTTGGGAAGTATCCATGGGGTGCTGTGTCTTATGCGAAGACAAATGCGTCACTGCTGAGGGCACTTTGTGCAGATTACCAGCGAGTGAAAGTGCCCACAAAAactgccaaaacaaaaaaatctggaAAGAAACCAACAACAACGGCAACCGGTAGACCAAGAGAGTACCACCTCAAAGGTTTTCCGTATGCACTTCAG ATTTGGGCGTATGAGGTGTTTCCAGCGTTGGCTGCACTACATTTGGTGGTGCACGAAGAAAATGCGCACATCCCTCGTTTACTACATTGGAGGAGCAATAGTTCGCCGCGTTTTTATGAGCTAATGAGCCAAGTATTCGAGAACCGTGAG GTTGATGTGCAGCTTCTTCGGCCATCTGTGATGGACAAGCAGCAGCCGTATTGGACTTGGGGTGACAGTGCTGACGACAGTGAAGAACTTGTTGACTTGTTGGGCGATGACGCTGAACAACAAACCGGCACTTCTGCCTctgtagaagaaaaagagaaggacaTTGACGATACTGCAAACCTTCCGTCGTCTTCTAAG GGTACAGTCGCGTCCAGAGAGTTACGCACTTTGAAGCGTGACTTTCAAAGGACAAAGGATGAATTGGCCAAAGTTTCCCTATCAAATCGAGCACTTTGCGACAGAGTGCATCAGTTGGAAGACAAGGTACGGAAGGAGTCAATGAAAGCTGAAAAAGAGTtcgaaaaaaatacaaagtgtGTGGAGGATTTCCGCAACACCCTGTCTTCAATGGAGCATTATTTTAAGTTGGAGATAGAGCagctgaaaaaacaaaatggtggGGTGAATGAAGCTGCGGAAGGACATGAGGACCTCGGTAGTCCTCATATGAATGAAGGAGGCAACAATGACTTGTCGCCATTACATGCCTATGTAAGTCCGCCGACAGAACCGGCAGTAATGGAAACACAAGTCCCCGGTGATGGAGCCGAACCTTCCGCAGGCATGGTAGTTGAAGAGGCAAAAATGGCCGCTTCAGTTCCTCACTCAGAAGTGCATGAAGTAGCTGACCCGACAGAATCCGATGAGCTGCCTACCCCGAAAGATGTTGCTGGGTGTGACGAAATCTGCCAAAGAGTCATGAAGCTGTTAGAAGATTGGAAAATCACTAAGAGTATGCCATCGGGAGGTTTGATGAATCCTCCAAGTCCACCCACAGTTACTATGGCTGGTGATGAAGAAGGTAGTTCAAGtgttgaaaacaaagaagTGGAAGGTAAAGGGTGCAGACAGAAGCGCCCGGCGCAGACATTGTTGAGCCCATTTACAGATcctttgaggaagaagaggacgaTGACTGTGTCGGCTGCGACTGCAACCCCGCCATGTTTTGATCCATCCAAATCCTTGCCCATTGAAGATGTGAAGGCA CACCTGGACATGGCAACCTTTCTTATCCGCAAAAGGCAACTATCTCATCCGTTGGTTTTTGGAACGGACTGGACAACGGCAGATTGTTGCTTGCAG CAATTTCTAGAGCCGTTCAAACCGACGGCCAGGAAACGTGGATCGAAGAAGGCTGCTAGTTCAAACACCGTTGACCTTCCAGCCAGCAAGGTGAAGAATTTACATCACTTTGTGCGTGGTACGTGGCAACACGGCTATGCCCAAGCTTGGACAAAAGTCCGGAAGGTGTATTTTCCATATAATCTGAAAGGGTCTCATTGGGTTGCAATCGAACTTGATTTCGTAAGACATACTGCAACCGTGTATGACTCCTATATTGATTATACGAAACGTTCAAAGCTGGTTACGCTTCTGCACCCTATTAGCGATACGCTGGCACGAGTGCTGTTCGATATGCATTTTTATGATGCTTCTGAGGTTGAAGAGGTGAAGCAAAAGGGGCTGACGATGTCGATGTATACGCCATTCTCAGTGTGCAGCATTGCAGATGTGCCACAACAACGAGATGGGTAA
- the LOC109946749 gene encoding T-complex protein 1 subunit gamma-like, which yields MDIQKYIKVEKVPGGQLEDSVVRKGVMNNKDVIAPGKMRRKIFNQRIILLDWPLEYKKGENQTNAELLKEEDWGVLLQLEEEYIERLCVQILKFKPDVVITEKGLSDLACHYFSKAGVSGMRRLRKTDNNRIAKACGAVIVNRPDELQQSDVGTRAGIFEVKKIGDEFFAFIVDCKEPKACTILLRGPSKDLLNEVERNLYDAMSVARNILKNPKLGPGGGATQLTVSATLKQKSSSVEGIEKVKAPFLIQKFGICCVKLMDWL from the exons ATGGATATTCAAAAGTACATAAAGGTTGAGAAGGTCCCTGGTGGCCAGTTGGAAGATTCAGTGGTTCGCAAAGGAGTAATGAATAACAAAGATGTTATTGCACCTggaaaaatgagaagaaagaTTTTCAACCAACGCATCATTCTTCTTGATTGGCCGCTCGAATATAAGAAAGGCGAGAACCAAACAAATGCTGAGTTgcttaaagaagaagattggggAGTCCTGCTACAATTGGAAGAAGAATACATCGAGAGGCTATGTGTGCAAATATTGAAGTTTAAACCAGATGTGGTTATCACAGAAAAGGGGCTTAGTGACTTGGCATGCCATTATTTTAGCAAGGCCGGCGTCAGTGGAATGAGGAGGTTGCGGAAAACAGATAATAACCGAATTGCCAAGGCTTGTGGGGCTGTAATTGTTAACAGACCAGATGAATTGCAACAGTCTGATGTTGGTACACGCGCTGGGATATTTGAGGTTAAGAAAATTGGTGATGAGTTTTTTGCATTCATTGTTGATTGCAAAGAGCCTAAAGCATGTACTATACTCTTGAGAGGTCCTAGTAAGGATCTGTTAAATGAAGTGGAAAGGAATTTGTAC GATGCCATGTCTGTAGCAAGAAACATCCTCAAGAATCCGAAACTTGGTCCTGGTGGTGGTGCTACACAGTTAACTGTATCTGCTACATTGAAGCAAAAGAGTTCATCTGTGGAAGGTATAGAAAAGGTAAAAGCTCCTTTCCTCATCCAAAAGTTTGGTATTTGTTGTGTAAAACTCATGGATTGGCTTTGA
- the LOC109946754 gene encoding DNA repair protein XRCC3 homolog, translating to MTPQNLMLLPLSTPKLSIGCPILDHCLGGGIPCKSITELVGESGSGKTQLCLQLTVRAQLPPSHGGLGGSSVYIFTEFSFPFRRLQQLGNLYHASYPNLIRLEPLEDIYVHGVHDAQELIHVLGDIEAFIAIDHTRLPVKLIVIDSIAALFRSQYQTTPADLKRRSEMFFNISGTLKGLANKFGLALVVTNQVVDFIGPHDGVNGVRLGNLESLDTSGRRVSPALGLAWAHCINSRVFLARHEQSIEVEIRNALSTSICSQTHRTFHLVFAPHLAYASAEFVIKKEGIVGVSQ from the coding sequence ATgacaccccaaaacctcatgctCCTTCCTCTTTCAACCCCTAAATTATCCATTGGATGCCCAATACTAGATCACTGCTTGGGGGGTGGGATACCCTGCAAGTCCATAACAGAATTAGTAGGGGAGAGTGGTTCTGGGAAGACGCAGCTTTGTCTCCAACTTACGGTACGAGCTCAGCTCCCACCCTCACATGGCGGACTAGGGGGCTCCTCCGTCTACATATTCACAGAATTCAGCTTCCCATTTCGTCGATTGCAACAACTAGGCAACCTTTATCATGCATCATACCCCAACTTAATAAGGTTGGAGCCATTGGAAGACATATATGTTCATGGTGTTCATGATGCTCAAGAACTCATCCATGTCCTTGGAGACATAGAAGCATTTATTGCCATTGATCACACCCGCCTACCTGTGAAACTCATTGTCATTGATTCCATTGCTGCATTGTTCCGATCACAGTATCAGACAACACCGGCAGATTTGAAACGGCGGTCTGAAATGTTCTTCAACATATCTGGGACATTGAAGGGTTTAGCAAATAAGTTTGGGTTGGCGTTGGTTGTCACCAACCAAGTGGTGGATTTTATTGGGCCACATGATGGAGTGAATGGGGTGAGGTTGGGAAACTTGGAGTCCCTGGACACATCAGGCAGACGGGTGAGTCCAGCTTTGGGATTGGCTTGGGCACATTGCATAAATTCAAGAGTGTTCTTGGCAAGACATGAGCAATCTATTGAGGTTGAAATTCGTAATGCTCTTTCAACAAGTATATGCAGTCAAACACACAGGACATTTCACCTTGTATTTGCCCCACATCTGGCCTATGCATCGGCcgaatttgtaataaaaaaagaaggtatagTCGGAGTATCACAGTAA
- the LOC109946757 gene encoding uncharacterized protein LOC109946757, producing the protein MGEQNRYNAVGVNDEEAYLDSGFSRSDWNPKITVGQIFSSKKALLTELRLTALRGHFEFKVQFSCTKRLLVVCCQRPCPWRVRASRIGEYSFMIVRCTTVHECDLRFVSDKHRQATAALVATSLKRKLKDCRTIYTPSDIMRDVKHNFGCTIHYSKAWKARELALLSIRGSAEEAYYILPAYCYELERMNPGTKTHIRTDENNHFVYLFMAVGACIRGFRSSMRPVIAVDATHLKSKYKGVMFVANAFDGNRNIYPLAFGIGDLETDASWHWFFTKLHEAIGECPNLVIISDRNVSIENVWNKIFPTAQHGICFYHMKGNMKRTCKLKKRDHILMHFEKAAKSYSIAEFDCHFRKIKRKEHVAQYLEEAGLHKWSRAHMDGRRYNVMTTNIAESINSVLRFARMLPVVHLLGEIVNLLVKWFTERRELALNCTTTLCPNFGEKKLRNRLEDAARMNVVKVNNAQYNVLDGDMDGLVDLTNNSCSCRKFQLEQLPCKHVVAVCRFLKVSVYAKASRYYTRKTWMDAYSDSIYPVQPHGMWDTPEDVRSRVVLPPMARVMPGRRKKLRIPSQGEGTIRRKCSRCGSAGHNKSTCKNNIPLRNVS; encoded by the coding sequence ATGGGTGAACAAAATCGGTATAATGCAGTCGGtgtaaatgatgaagaagcatATTTGGACAGCGGGTTTTCACGAAGCGATTGGAATCCGAAAATTACAGTTGGGCAAATTTTCTCTAGTAAGAAAGCATTGTTGACGGAGTTACGGTTGACGGCATTAAGAGGCCACTTTGAATTTAAGGTGCAATTCTCTTGCACTAAGAGGTTGCTTGTGGTTTGTTGTCAACGTCCATGCCCATGGCGGGTCCGAGCATCGAGAATTGGAGAATACAGCTTCATGATTGTGAGGTGTACAACTGTCCATGAATGTGATTTGAGGTTCGTAAGTGACAAGCATCGTCAAGCAACCGCAGCACTTGTAGCCACTTCACTTAAAAGGAAGTTGAAGGATTGTCGGACAATATACACACCAAGTGACATTATGAGAGATGTGAAACACAACTTTGGTTGCACCATCCATTATTCGAAAGCTTGGAAAGCAAGGGAGTTAGCTCTATTGTCCATTAGAGGATCAGCGGAGGAGGcatattatatccttccagctTATTGCTATGAATTGGAGCGTATGAATCCCGGCACAAAAACACACATCCGAACTGATGAGAACAATCactttgtgtatttatttatggcgGTTGGCGCATGTATTAGAGGGTTCCGTTCTTCCATGCGCCCAGTGATAGCCGTGGATGCCACTCATTTAAAATCCAAGTACAAGGGTGTTATGTTTGTAGCAAATGCGTTCGATGGTAATCGAAATATATATCCTCTTGCTTTtgggatcggggatttggAGACGGATGCATCATGGCATTGGTTTTTCACTAAACTTCATGAAGCCATTGGTGAGTGTCCCAATCTTGTTATTATTTCTGATCGCAATGTTAGCATAGAGAATGTGTGGAACAAAATTTTTCCAACTGCACAACATGGCATATGCTTTTATCATATGAAGGGGAACATGAAACGCACTTGCAAGTTGAAAAAGCGTGATCACATACTTATGCACTTTGAGAAGGCTGCGAAATCTTATTCCATTGCTGAATTTGATTGTCATTTTCGCAAGATAAAGCGAAAGGAACATGTTGCTCAATATCTTGAAGAGGCAGGGTTACATAAGTGGTCTAGAGCTCACATGGATGGACGCCGCTACAATGTAAtgacaacaaatattgcggAGTCAATCAACTCAGTCCTTAGGTTTGCAAGAATGCTGCCAGTGGTTCATTTGCTAGGGGAAATTGTTAATCTCCTTGTGAAATGGTTCACCGAACGTCGTGAGTTGGCTTTGAATTGCACAACAACATTGTGCCCcaattttggagagaagaagtTGAGGAACAGGTTGGAGGATGCGGCAAGGATGAATGTGGTTAAAGTAAATAATGCACAGTATAATGTTTTGGACGGTGATATGGACGGCCTCGTAGATTTGACGAACAACAGTTGTAGTTGTAGAAAGTTTCAGCTTGAGCAGCTACCTTGTAAGCATGTAGTTGCAGTTTGCCGCTTCTTGAAAGTAAGTGTATACGCAAAGGCTTCTCGGTATTACACTCGGAAAACCTGGATGGATGCTTATTCGGATAGCATCTACCCGGTACAACCTCACGGAATGTGGGATACTCCTGAAGATGTTCGAAGTCGAGTTGTGCTGCCTCCCATGGCAAGGGTCATGCCAGGCAGACGAAAGAAGTTAAGAATTCCCTCGCAAGGAGAGGGCACCATTAGAAGAAAGTGCTCAAGGTGCGGTTCCGCAGGGCACAATAAAAGCACCTGTAAAAACAATATTCCATTGCGCAATGTATCTTAG